The Mucilaginibacter gracilis genomic interval ATTAACCACATTATTGGGGGCGGAGTTGAGTATCTTGTGTCGTTGGGTACAACCGGCGAGAGCGCAACACTAAGCAAGGACGAGAAGAAGCAAGTTTGGAAGCGTACCGTTGAAATTACAAATGGCCGCGTGCCATTGGTTGCCGGCATTGGCGGTAACAACACTTACGAGGTTTTAAAAAGCATTGAAGAGTTTGATGCCGAAGGCTATGATGCCATATTATCAGTAAGCCCATATTACAGTAAACCTACACAGGAAGGTATTTACCAGCACTATAAAGCAATTGCCACACAGGCACCGTTGCCTGTGATATTGTACAACGTACCTGGCCGTACCGGAAGCACCCTTAGTGCCGAAACTACGCTAAGGCTGGCGCACGATTTTAAGAATATTATTGCTACCAAAGAGGCATCGGGAAGCTTTGATATTTTTAACCATATTATGAAAGACAAGCCGGCAGATTTTATGCTCATATCTGGCGACGACCCGGTTACTTTGCCTATGATAGCTATGGGTGCCGTGGGTGTTATATCGGTAATTGGCAATGCCATACCGGGTATATTTTCTAACATGGTGCGTTTATGCCTTGCCGGCGATTACGCGGCTGCAAGGCCGCTGCATTACAAGCTGATTGAATTCACTACCCTGATGTTTACCGAGGGCAACCCTGCCGGCGTAAAATATGCTTTAAAAGAGTTAGGGGTTTGCGGCGATAATGTTAGGTTACCATTGGTAAGTGTTGGCACAGCAACCGCTCAAAAAATTGCTTTACAGCTTAAAGCAATAGGTACCCAGCAAGCGGTGCAACACGCATAAAACACCCAGAAAAAAATACATATTAAATAAAAAAACCCAGCTAAAAGCCGGGTTTTTTTATTTAATAATGTTAATTATTAGGAAGCTTGGTTTTTAGACTCCTGAACTTCTAAACGGATAGCCTGGGCAAGGTTTTTTAAATCCTGCATGCCTTTACGAACGCGGGTTCCGGCAGCACTGTTACCTTTGTTGTAGAATTTGTCAGCGTCAGCTTCTAAACTTGCTACTAATTCTTTTACTTCTGTGAATTTTTTCATTTTCAGATACTCCTTTTAATAATGAGGTTAAAATTGTTTTAAACTATGCTAATGTAAAATGTTTTTTGCTCAAAAAAAAACATTTAAAGCACTAAATAACAGCGTAGAGGCGGTTTTTTTCCACAGCGGGCCCTATTTAGGAGGTTTTTGTATTTGTGTAAATTGTTCCAACAATGCGCTTTTTTAGTAAAATTATAATTATGCAAGCATTAATTAATTAATAACATAACAAGCGGGGCTTATAGCTTTAAGTATTATAAATAATACATTTATTTTACCCCATATTTACAACATTTAAAAACTGTTTTATTTTATTACCCTTCAAGAAAATAAATAAAAAAAAGCCGCTCAACATGGGTTGGAGCGGCCTTTTATGGTATAAACGAGCTAATTTATCAGGCAAAAGCCATCTTAAGTTCTTTGTAAGTACCTGCTTTTAGCTTCTCGCCTACCTCTGTAAAGGCCGAAAGTGTAAGTTCTACATCGGCCAATGAATGGCTGGCGGTTGGTATAAGCCTCAATTGTATTAAACCTTTAGGGATAACCGGATACACCACAATAGAGCAAAAAATACCATAATTTTTACGCAGATCCATAGTTAAGGCGGTAGCCTCGTTAAGGTCACCTTGTAAAAAAACGGGGGTTACCATAGTGTTGGTTACGCCGGTATCAAAGCCGCGCTCGCGCAAACCGGCTTGTAGGGCGGTTGCTATGGTCCATAAGTTATTGCGCAGTTCGGGTTTCGATTTTAGCAGCTCAAAGCGCTTTTTTAACCCTACCACCATTGGCATTGGTAGTGCCTTTGCAAACGTTTGCGAGCGCATATTATAACGCAGGTAGTTTACAATTTCTTCGGTAGAGGCAACAAAAGCACCAATACCCGCCATTGATTTTGCAAAGGTACCAAAGTAAATATCAACGCCTTCTATACAATCCTGTGCCTCGTGGGTGCCTGCACCTGTTTGGCCCATAGTGCCAAAACCATGCGCATCATCAATAAGCAACCTAAAATCGTATTTATTTTTTAATGCAACAATTTCTTTAAGCTTGCCCTGCGCTCCCGACATGCCAAAAACACCTTCGGTAATTAATAATATGCCACCACCGGTTTGTTCTATCAGTTTTGTGGCGCGTTCAAGCTGTTTATCGCAGCTTTCAATATCGTTATGTTTATACACAAAACGCTTGCCCATGTGCAGGCGTACACCATCAATAATACAAGCATGCGATTCGGCATCGTAAACTATTACATCGTTACGATCAACCAACGTATCAATAATTGATAGCATGCCCTGGTAGCCATAGTTAAGCAAAAAGGCATCGTCTTTTTTTACAAAGGCAGCCAAATCCTGCTCCAATGCTTCGTGATATTTAGAATTACCCGACATCATACGCGCACCCATAGGGTAGGCCATTCCAAATTCGGCGGCACCTTCGGCATCAGCCTTGCGCACTTCGGGGTCGTTTGCTAAACCTAAATAGTTATTTAAGCTCCACACTAAGTGTTCTTTACCATTAAACATCATACGCGGCGCTATTTCGCCCTCTAAACGCGGGAACGAAAAATATCCATGCGACCAGCTAAGATGCTGCCCCAAAGGGCCCATGTTTTTTGATATCTTTTTAAATAAATCCAAAATGTAATCTTTTTATATCAACAAATAATGTACAAATATAGCGGTTAAGACCGTGACCAACAATAGCTATAACTTTTTATAATAGTTTATAACGAAAAAAGCCCTTGTATAAATACAAAGGGCTTCAATTAAATTTATTAACAATTAATCTACATTATCATGCAGAAAGGTGTTGTTGTTCCTGATCTCGGTTTTACCTTCATCGTCGGTTAGCAGGCTAAACCTTGATATCTGGCTTTCCGACGAGGCTGGTGTTTGTTGCAAAGCAATTTCTTTACGTTTATAAGCAGGCACATTTTCAAGTTCCTGAATGTTACCGCTACGCAACTTCATACTCAAATCTTTCAAGCGCATAATACGCTCGCGCGATTTACGTAACTGATCTTCAATAGTTTCGTCGGTTTTATTATCATCAGCCCCTGCAAAAGCAACAGGCATTGGCTCCGGCTCGGGTTTAGGCGGCTCGGGCACAAACCGGGCGGGTTCGGCAACAGGGGTTTTAAATTCAACTTCGGGTTCTGATAGTTTGAATGTAAAACCAGCGTCGGCAGGTTCTTCTTCAGGAGTATCCTGAGTTTCGGGCTGTAACGAATATTTAATAACAGCAGGTTCTTCTTCTTTAGCAAACAAATCAAATAACCCCGCTTGCTTTCTTTCTCCAGGAGCATTTTTTAAGTAAACACCGCCTGCTACCTCTTCCTTTTTAACGGGATTAATAAACTCATTAACAGGGCGCGCCAATGGCTTTGTTTCGGGAATAAGCATCGAAATTACTTTTTTGGTGCTTTGCTCCTTCTCGCGTTCATCTTTGGTTTGGAAACCTGTTGCAATAATAGTTACCGAAAGCTGCGCTCCTAACGATTCGTCGCGGCAGTTACCCCATATTAAATCGGCAGATAGGCCGGCTTCCTGTTGTATAAAATCGGTTATGATGCTAACCTCATCCATAGTTACCTCGGTAGCACCGGATGTGATGTTAAGCAAAATATAGCGTGCGCCCTCTATCTCGTTATCTTTTAACAACGGAGATAATAATGCGCCTTCCACTGCCTTTAAAGCACGGTTTTCGCCCTCGGCAGAGCAACTGCCCATTATGGCTACGCCACTGTCTTTCATCACCGTGCGCACATCCTTAAAATCAACGTTGATGTAGCCAGGCAGGGTTATAATTTCGGCAATACCTTTGGCGGCTGTGGTTAATATATTATCGGCTTGTGCAAATGCCGAGCCCAGTGTTAAGTTACCAAATATTTCGCGAAGGCGGTCGTTTGAAATAACCAGAAAAGAGTCTACATGTTTTTTAAACTCTTCCAACCCTTCTTCTGCCTGCATTTTTCTACGCTTACCCTCAAACGAGAATGGCGTGGTAATAATACCAACCGTTAAAATATCAAGCTCGCGCGCGGCTTTGGCAATAATAGGGCTTGCGCCGGTACCTGTACCACCGCCCATACCTGCTGTTATAAATAGCATTTTGGTATTAGAGCCGAGCATTAATTTAATGTCGTCAATATTTTCGATGGCGGAGTTTTTACCTACTTCGGGTATAGAGCCTGCGCCCATACCTTCGGTTAAACTAGCGCCCAACTGTACCTTGTTAGGGATAGGGCTTAGCTCCAGGGCCTGGGCATCGGTATTACAAATTATAAAGTCGACACCGGTAATTCCCTGCTTGTACATGTGGTTAACAGCGTTGCCACCACCGCCGCCAACACCAATAACCTTGATGATGGACGACTTTTCTTTTAACATCTCAAACTGCATAATCCTTGTTTTTCAGCTATATGTGATTGACGGTACTTCAGATTTCATCTAATGTAATGATAGGGGTTTTTCCACATAGTTTATTAACATTTGTCAATAATGTGGAAAAGTTATTTTCTTGTTGAAAAATATTATTTCAGAAAATCCTCATCCTTAATATCGTCCTTAATAAATTTCTTTCCTGTTTCTAAAAGCCTCCCGAATAAACCAAATTTACGTTCTTCAACAAACTTGGGTTTTTCAACCTTTACCTCTACTACGGGTTTGCCAACATCTTCAATTTTTTGGATACCTTTAATAAGCAAACCAATACCGGTGGCAAAAGTTGGGCTTTGCAGTTCTTCGTAAACATTTTTTGGTAATACCTCGTTTTTGGCCAGGTGCTCGTTGGGGTAACCCACGCGGCAATCTAACCCGGTAACGTATTCAACCAATTGCGGCAAATGCTTTAACTGCGCTCCGCCGCCTGTTATAACTATACCTGCTATTAACTTCTTTTCGTATCCTGATGTTTTAATTTCGTAGTAAACATGTTCAACTATCTCCTCCATACGTGCCTGAATTACGTAGGCCAGGTTTTTTATCGAAATTTCTTTAGGTTCGCGGCCACGCAAACCGGGTACGCATACTATTTCGTTGTCTCTATTCTCATCAGCCAGGGCCGATCCAAAACGAGTTTTCAATTGCTCGGCTATGTTGCGCATTACCGAACAACCTTCGCGAATATCTTCGGTGATGCTATTACCTCCAAAAGGAATAACAGCTGTATGGCGAATGATACCTTCGTGAAAAATTGCAACATCGGTTGTGCCTCCACCTATATCTACCAAAACCACGCCTGCTTCTTTTTCCTCATCGCTCAATACCGATTCGGACGAGGCCAATGGTTCCAGTATTAAATCCTGGCTTTCAAGGCCGCCTTTATTAACGCACTTTACAATGTTTTTAATAGCAGTAACCTGGCCGGATATGATGTGGAAGTTAGCCTCTAAACGCACCCCTGCCATGCCAATCGGATCTTTGATGCCCGGTTCGTTATCAACCGTAAACTCTTGTGGTAATACGTGTATAATCTCTTCGCCCGGGGGCATCACCAGGTTATACATATCCTCAATTAGTTTATCAATATCCTTACGGGATATTTCGGTATTTAAATCGCGACGGGTAATTAAACCACGGTGCTGCAAGCTTTTGATGTGCTGGCCGGCAATACCCACGTTTACAACCTTAACTTCAACGTTTGATTGTGTGCCCGCAATTTCAACCGCCTGGGTAATACCCTGCACGGTTTTATCAATATTTGAAACCATCCCACGGGTTACACCTGCCGATTCGGCTTTACCTATACCAAGTACCTCAATTTTTCCATTCTTGCTTCTGCGCCCTACAATAGCGCATATTTTTGTAGTGCCAATGTCTAATCCTACAACAATTGGCGTGTTTTTTTCCTCTGTAAAGCTCTTCTCCATATCTCTGCGTATTAAAATTCTTCCTTTACTCCGGCTGTATCCGGCTTATCTGTACTCTTGTTTAACAGGGCTTTCCTTTTGTTTATCGAATCCTGCTTTAGCAGGGCCTCGCCCTTAATGCCAACTACCTGGTTGGCATATTTAATATTAATAACCGTGTAAGCATCCTGCCCCACCTTTGGCAACGCCTGTTTGTAAAATGCCAGTAAATTGGCAAATTTGTTCGAAAGCGAATCGGCATTGCCAAGTAATATCCGGTGGTTGCCAACACGGGGTATCAGCTCCAGCTCATGGTTGTTGTTTACGTATATCTGCACTATCTGCGCGTTCCACAACGAATCCTTGCGTATAAAATCGGCTGTTTTAAAAAGGTTCTTCGCAATATCGTTATGTACCGAGTCAACCCGGTTTGCAAACAATTCGTCTATTTGGCCAGTAGCAACTAAAACCCTCGCGGTAAAATTTTGCGATAACGGAATTTTTAAACCGTGCTGATCTATATAAAAATCCTGATCGTATTTGTTAACTATTCTTAAAATTGGCTGCCTTTGGCTAATTGAAACATGAATAACGCCATCCATCTCCATATATACCTCTGCCGACTCAATAAACGGGTTGGCCCGTAACTTTTCTTCGAGCGCGTGTATGTTTATATCTTCCAGCTTGTGGCCTATCAGCGCATTGCTTTTTACTTGTAAAATATTATCAACTTCTTCTTTATCAATAAAATACTGGTTGCCGGGTATAAATATCTTTACTTCGGTACAAACTACACCAGCCTGCTTATGTTCAATAAAACTCATGAGCGCAACAATACCACCTATGCCGGTTACCCAGGCAAAGCCGATTAGTATTTTACGCCAAACAGGGTTTTTAAACATTTTTTAATGCGTTTTTTAAGGGTGCAACCAATTGGTCTATATCGCCCGCGCCTACGGTTAACAACAGTTCGGGCTTTTCATTTTTTACTATCTCAATAACTTCCTCTTTTCCACATTTGCGTTTATCGGCCCGGTTCATGCGGCTTAATATCATTTCCGAGTTAACACCGGCAATGGGCAGTTCGCGCGCGGGGTAAATATCCAGCATCAGTAACTCATCGCACGTATCCAGTACTTCGGCAAAGCCATCGGCAAAATCTCGCGTGCGGCTAAAAAGGTGCGGCTGAAAAACAACAGTTAGCTTTTTATTAGGATATAAGCGCCTAATTGATGATATGCAGGCCCGCAGCTCTTCGGGGTGGTGGGCGTAATCATCAATATAAATTTGTTTGTCGGTTTTTACAACGTACTCAAACCTGCGTTTTACACCACGGAAAGATTTAAGCGCTTTTTTTATAGCATCGGGCTTAACATCTAAATATAACGCAGCCTGAATGGCCGCCACAGCATTTTCAATATTATGAATACCGGCAATGCCCATCTCAATATCTTTAATAGCAACCTTTTGGTTTTGAAAATTAAAGTAAAACACGCCATTGTTGATGCTGATATTATCGCCAACAACATCGGCAAAGGTGTTGATACCGTAAGTTGTGCCCTGGTGAATTGGTAAGCCTTTATGGTAAATAAGCTCGCCCCCAACTTTTAACTGCGAAGCAAAAAGCTGGAACGACTCGGTTAACTGTGCATGATCGCCATAAATATCAAGATGGTCGGCATCCATAGAGGTAATGATGGCTATATTTGGATGCAGGGTTAAAAACGAGCGGTCGTACTCGTCGGCCTCAACAACCATAATTTTGCTTTTACCAAACAGCACATTGCTATTATAATTTGATGCAATACCACCCAAAAATGCCGAACAATCTTTACCGGAAGCTTTAAGGATATGCGCTATCATGCTGGAAGTTGTGGTTTTGCCGTGCGTACCCGCAACAGCAACAGTTACCAACCCTTTACTTATAATACCCAACACCTGCGACCGCTTTTGAGGCTCAAAACCGCGCTCGGTAAAAAAGTTAAATATTTCCAGGTAGTGAGGTACCGCAGGCGTGTAAATAATTAATGTGCCCTTACCCGGCTTATAAAAATCGAGAGGGATATTATCAACATTATCCTCAAAGGTTATATGGATGCCCTCATCTTTGAGTGCGGTTGTTAAAGGGGTTGATGTTTTGTCGTATCCGCAAACAAGGCAGCCCAAATGGTTAAAGTAACGCGCAAGGCCGCTCATACCGATGCCCCCGATACCCAGCAAATAAACCTTATTGATATGGCGTAACTCCATTTTTGTTTTTTTAAATAAGCTCCCTCCTTTGGGAAGAGGGAGCTTGAGCTTAATTGTTAATTGTTATTTGGATAACCTCTTTTGCTATAACATCATCGGCTTGTGGCAGTGCCAGTTTGCCAATGTTGTTGCTTAGTTTTTTTTGTTTCTCTTTATCATTAAGCAGCTCTAAAGCTGTATCAATCAATTTAGTTTCGGCATCCCTATCAGGCACAAAAACGGCGGCGTTGGTTTGCATTAATGCCAGCGCATTTTTTGTTTGATGATCTTCGGCCACGTTTGGCGATGGCACCAAAATAACCGGCTTTTTAATTACACATAACTCGGCAATAGTACCTGCCCCGGCACGCGAAATTATAATATCCGCAGCAGCGTAAGCCAAATCCATACGGCTCACAAACTCCATAATGCGGATGTTGGGATGATAATTTTCGCCCAATTTTTCAATAATGCCTTTATAGTAATACTTGCCGGTTTGCCATATTACCTGCACATCGGCAGCTATTAATTTATCTAAGCCGGCCATCACGCTTTTATTTAAGGTGCCTGCACCAAGGCTGCCACCTGTTACCAGTATGGTTTTTTTAGCACCATGCAGTTTTAATAATTCTAATGACGAAAAACGCTTACCCTCAATATCAACCGATTCTTTACGGATTGGGTTCCCTGTTTTTATGAGCTTACCGGCAGGGAAAAACTTTTCCATCCCATCAAATGCCACACAAATTTTAGATGCCTTTTTGGCGAGCCATTTATTGGTGATACCTGCGTAAGAGTTTTGCTCTTGTATTAAATAAGGAATGCCCTTTAACGATGCAGCGTATAACAACGGGCCCGAAGCATAACCACCTACGCCAACGGCGGCATTGGGTTTAAAGTTTTTTATTATGGTTAGTGCCTTGCCTACGCTTTTTAATAATTTAACCGGGAACATCAGGTTTTTCCAGACGGAACTACGCTGGATGCCCTGTATATCTAAACCAATAATTTGATAACCTGCCGCCGGAACTTTTTCCATTTCCATACGGCCCAGGGCACCTACAAATAATATCTCGGTTTGGGGATCAAGCTTTTTTAAAGCATTGGCAATAGCAATTGCAGGGAAAATATGCCCCCCTGTGCCGCCACCGCTTATGATAATACGAGGCCCCCTAACCCCCTGAAGGGGGAGCTTTTGATTAGCAGTATTGTTATCGCTTTGCATTGTTTGCTTCGCTTTTATATTGTGTTAATTAACTCTTTATCTCTCAAACTATCCGTCCCCCTTTAGGGGGTTAGGGGGCCTCCGTTATTTCGCCCACTACCACCTTCTTTGGTTCGTCGTTATCGCGGCTAACCGAGAGGATGATACCAAATGCTATACTTGTAAACAAAATTGATGTACCACCCATACTCACTAAAGGCAACGGCACACCTGTTACCGGGCCAAGCCCTACTGCAACGGCCATATTGGCAAATGCCTGTATAGTTAAACTAAAACTTAAACCGCAGGCCAGCAACGCGCCAAATGCCTTTGGTGCCTTTGTTACTATTTTTATGCACCGGTAAAGTAAAAACAGGTATATCCCCATTAGGGTAAGGCCACCTATCAGGCCATACTCCTCTACTATGATGGCATATATCTCGTCCGAAAACGAATCGGGCAGGTAATTGCGCTCGGTACTGTTGCCGGGGCCCTTGCCAAAAATTCCGCCTGATGCGATGGCAATTTTAGCATGATCGGACTGGAACGATTTATCGGCAGTGGCTTTTTCGGGGTGCATATAGGTGTGTATACGCGAAATGTATGTTTTACGCCTCGGACCTAAAAAAACAACTCCTGCCAGCAACACCGCCCCGGCCAAACAAACCACTGCAATTTGTTTAATACTAATGCGGCCTATAATGAGCAATAAAACGCT includes:
- the dapA gene encoding 4-hydroxy-tetrahydrodipicolinate synthase, whose amino-acid sequence is MNKFNGTGVAMVTPFHPNGDVDFGGLEAVINHIIGGGVEYLVSLGTTGESATLSKDEKKQVWKRTVEITNGRVPLVAGIGGNNTYEVLKSIEEFDAEGYDAILSVSPYYSKPTQEGIYQHYKAIATQAPLPVILYNVPGRTGSTLSAETTLRLAHDFKNIIATKEASGSFDIFNHIMKDKPADFMLISGDDPVTLPMIAMGAVGVISVIGNAIPGIFSNMVRLCLAGDYAAARPLHYKLIEFTTLMFTEGNPAGVKYALKELGVCGDNVRLPLVSVGTATAQKIALQLKAIGTQQAVQHA
- a CDS encoding histone H1; translated protein: MKKFTEVKELVASLEADADKFYNKGNSAAGTRVRKGMQDLKNLAQAIRLEVQESKNQAS
- a CDS encoding aminotransferase class I/II-fold pyridoxal phosphate-dependent enzyme produces the protein MDLFKKISKNMGPLGQHLSWSHGYFSFPRLEGEIAPRMMFNGKEHLVWSLNNYLGLANDPEVRKADAEGAAEFGMAYPMGARMMSGNSKYHEALEQDLAAFVKKDDAFLLNYGYQGMLSIIDTLVDRNDVIVYDAESHACIIDGVRLHMGKRFVYKHNDIESCDKQLERATKLIEQTGGGILLITEGVFGMSGAQGKLKEIVALKNKYDFRLLIDDAHGFGTMGQTGAGTHEAQDCIEGVDIYFGTFAKSMAGIGAFVASTEEIVNYLRYNMRSQTFAKALPMPMVVGLKKRFELLKSKPELRNNLWTIATALQAGLRERGFDTGVTNTMVTPVFLQGDLNEATALTMDLRKNYGIFCSIVVYPVIPKGLIQLRLIPTASHSLADVELTLSAFTEVGEKLKAGTYKELKMAFA
- the ftsZ gene encoding cell division protein FtsZ, with protein sequence MQFEMLKEKSSIIKVIGVGGGGGNAVNHMYKQGITGVDFIICNTDAQALELSPIPNKVQLGASLTEGMGAGSIPEVGKNSAIENIDDIKLMLGSNTKMLFITAGMGGGTGTGASPIIAKAARELDILTVGIITTPFSFEGKRRKMQAEEGLEEFKKHVDSFLVISNDRLREIFGNLTLGSAFAQADNILTTAAKGIAEIITLPGYINVDFKDVRTVMKDSGVAIMGSCSAEGENRALKAVEGALLSPLLKDNEIEGARYILLNITSGATEVTMDEVSIITDFIQQEAGLSADLIWGNCRDESLGAQLSVTIIATGFQTKDEREKEQSTKKVISMLIPETKPLARPVNEFINPVKKEEVAGGVYLKNAPGERKQAGLFDLFAKEEEPAVIKYSLQPETQDTPEEEPADAGFTFKLSEPEVEFKTPVAEPARFVPEPPKPEPEPMPVAFAGADDNKTDETIEDQLRKSRERIMRLKDLSMKLRSGNIQELENVPAYKRKEIALQQTPASSESQISRFSLLTDDEGKTEIRNNNTFLHDNVD
- the ftsA gene encoding cell division protein FtsA, which gives rise to MEKSFTEEKNTPIVVGLDIGTTKICAIVGRRSKNGKIEVLGIGKAESAGVTRGMVSNIDKTVQGITQAVEIAGTQSNVEVKVVNVGIAGQHIKSLQHRGLITRRDLNTEISRKDIDKLIEDMYNLVMPPGEEIIHVLPQEFTVDNEPGIKDPIGMAGVRLEANFHIISGQVTAIKNIVKCVNKGGLESQDLILEPLASSESVLSDEEKEAGVVLVDIGGGTTDVAIFHEGIIRHTAVIPFGGNSITEDIREGCSVMRNIAEQLKTRFGSALADENRDNEIVCVPGLRGREPKEISIKNLAYVIQARMEEIVEHVYYEIKTSGYEKKLIAGIVITGGGAQLKHLPQLVEYVTGLDCRVGYPNEHLAKNEVLPKNVYEELQSPTFATGIGLLIKGIQKIEDVGKPVVEVKVEKPKFVEERKFGLFGRLLETGKKFIKDDIKDEDFLK
- a CDS encoding cell division protein FtsQ/DivIB — translated: MFKNPVWRKILIGFAWVTGIGGIVALMSFIEHKQAGVVCTEVKIFIPGNQYFIDKEEVDNILQVKSNALIGHKLEDINIHALEEKLRANPFIESAEVYMEMDGVIHVSISQRQPILRIVNKYDQDFYIDQHGLKIPLSQNFTARVLVATGQIDELFANRVDSVHNDIAKNLFKTADFIRKDSLWNAQIVQIYVNNNHELELIPRVGNHRILLGNADSLSNKFANLLAFYKQALPKVGQDAYTVINIKYANQVVGIKGEALLKQDSINKRKALLNKSTDKPDTAGVKEEF
- the murC gene encoding UDP-N-acetylmuramate--L-alanine ligase; this encodes MELRHINKVYLLGIGGIGMSGLARYFNHLGCLVCGYDKTSTPLTTALKDEGIHITFEDNVDNIPLDFYKPGKGTLIIYTPAVPHYLEIFNFFTERGFEPQKRSQVLGIISKGLVTVAVAGTHGKTTTSSMIAHILKASGKDCSAFLGGIASNYNSNVLFGKSKIMVVEADEYDRSFLTLHPNIAIITSMDADHLDIYGDHAQLTESFQLFASQLKVGGELIYHKGLPIHQGTTYGINTFADVVGDNISINNGVFYFNFQNQKVAIKDIEMGIAGIHNIENAVAAIQAALYLDVKPDAIKKALKSFRGVKRRFEYVVKTDKQIYIDDYAHHPEELRACISSIRRLYPNKKLTVVFQPHLFSRTRDFADGFAEVLDTCDELLMLDIYPARELPIAGVNSEMILSRMNRADKRKCGKEEVIEIVKNEKPELLLTVGAGDIDQLVAPLKNALKNV
- the murG gene encoding undecaprenyldiphospho-muramoylpentapeptide beta-N-acetylglucosaminyltransferase, translated to MQSDNNTANQKLPLQGVRGPRIIISGGGTGGHIFPAIAIANALKKLDPQTEILFVGALGRMEMEKVPAAGYQIIGLDIQGIQRSSVWKNLMFPVKLLKSVGKALTIIKNFKPNAAVGVGGYASGPLLYAASLKGIPYLIQEQNSYAGITNKWLAKKASKICVAFDGMEKFFPAGKLIKTGNPIRKESVDIEGKRFSSLELLKLHGAKKTILVTGGSLGAGTLNKSVMAGLDKLIAADVQVIWQTGKYYYKGIIEKLGENYHPNIRIMEFVSRMDLAYAAADIIISRAGAGTIAELCVIKKPVILVPSPNVAEDHQTKNALALMQTNAAVFVPDRDAETKLIDTALELLNDKEKQKKLSNNIGKLALPQADDVIAKEVIQITINN
- a CDS encoding FtsW/RodA/SpoVE family cell cycle protein; this translates as MIASLDSILSKTRGDRWIWLIVILLSMISLLAVYSSTGTLAFKRGVGAESILMKHLAMIIGGIGLMYISHKIDYRYYAGISKLLMIATIPLLLYTLVFGNHVNDASRWIPIPGTGLSFQTSDLAKLALITFLARTLSRKQENIKDVKQSFIPIMSSVCVVFILIALANLSTALMLFGVSVLLLIIGRISIKQIAVVCLAGAVLLAGVVFLGPRRKTYISRIHTYMHPEKATADKSFQSDHAKIAIASGGIFGKGPGNSTERNYLPDSFSDEIYAIIVEEYGLIGGLTLMGIYLFLLYRCIKIVTKAPKAFGALLACGLSFSLTIQAFANMAVAVGLGPVTGVPLPLVSMGGTSILFTSIAFGIILSVSRDNDEPKKVVVGEITEAP